In Miscanthus floridulus cultivar M001 chromosome 5, ASM1932011v1, whole genome shotgun sequence, one genomic interval encodes:
- the LOC136451410 gene encoding enoyl-CoA delta isomerase 2, peroxisomal-like yields MEGMATGGNLCAVEKRGRVHVITLTGTGEHRLSPALLSAIRSAVAAARRASTGAASALVLAAEGKFFSNGYDLAWARAGPAPAPGHRVSAMRAALRGLVADLLALPVPTVAAVTGHAAGAGCALALAHDAVVMRASRGFLYMSEVDAGIKIASFVGELVRQKVPDAVARRDLVMKGDKMTAAEAVRRGIVDAAVDGGVEDVVAAAVAMAEELAGRGWDGENLAGIRKATWPGLWSKVNDCGGLSPARPRL; encoded by the coding sequence ATGGAAGGCATGGCCACCGGGGGAAACCTGTGCGCCGTGGAGAAGCGCGGCCGGGTGCACGTCATCACCCTCACCGGCACGGGGGAGCACCGCCTCAGCCCCGCCCTGCTCTCCGCGATACGCTCCGCggtcgccgccgcccgccgcgcctCCACTGGCGCCGCCAGCGCGCTCGTCCTGGCCGCCGAGGGCAAGTTCTTCAGCAACGGCTACGACCTCGCCTGGGCGCGCGCCGGACCGGCCCCGGCGCCGGGGCACCGCGTCTCCGCGATGCGCGCGGCGCTCCGCGGCCTCGTCGCCGATCTCCTGGCGCTCCCCGTGCCCACAGTCGCGGCCGTCACGGGCCACGCCGCGGGCGCCGGCTGCGCTCTCGCGCTGGCGCACGACGCCGTCGTCATGCGCGCCTCCCGCGGGTTCCTCTACATGAGCGAGGTCGACGCGGGCATCAAGATCGCCAGCTTCGTCGGCGAGCTGGTCCGGCAGAAGGTCCCCGACGCCGTCGCCAGGAGGGATCTGGTCATGAAGGGGGACAAGATGACGGCCGCGGAGGCCGTGCGCCGAGGCATAGTGGATGCGGCCGTGGATGGTGGCGTGGAGGACGTCGTGgccgcggcggtcgccatggctgaGGAGCTCGCAGGCAGAGGCTGGGACGGGGAGAACCTGGCCGGCATCAGGAAGGCTACCTGGCCGGGGCTTTGGAGCAAGGTCAACGACTGCGGCGGCCTGTCACCGGCGAGGCCGCGTCTATAA
- the LOC136451409 gene encoding peroxidase P7-like, giving the protein MGPRAAMGCSSLPSSRALWLTTAVVAALAAAAGAQAQLSLSPGFYDATCPGLQPIVRRVVALAVRMEPRMGASLLRLFFHDCFVNGCDASVLLDDVPGSFVGEKNAGPNANSLRGFEVIDAIKAQVEASCKATVSCADIVALAARDAVNLLGGPRWTVPLGRRDARNTSAGAANANLPPPDASLPTLLSMFAAKGLDARDLTALSGAHTMGRARCVVFRSHIYNDTATNATFAAELRGTVCPYTGGDANLAPLKPEAPDTFDNGYFRDLITRRVLLRSDQALYDGGNGTTDALVRAYAANGTAFAADFAAAMVRMGNLGPPARSAAAAAEVRLNCRRVN; this is encoded by the exons ATGGGTCCGCGGGCGGCGATGGGATGTTCGTCCTTGCCGTCCTCTCGTGCGCTGTGGCTCACGACGGCCGTCGTCGCGGCGCTCGCGGCCGCGGCCGGCGCGCAGGCGCAGCTGTCTCTGTCGCCGGGGTTCTACGACGCGACGTGCCCGGGGCTGCAGCCCATCGTGCGCCGCGTCGTGGCGCTGGCCGTCCGGATGGAGCCGCGCATGGGGGCGTCCCTCCTCCGCCTcttcttccacgactgcttcgtcaAT GGCTGCGACGCCTCCGTCTTGTTGGACGACGTTCCCGGTAGCTTCGTCGGGGAGAAGAACGCGGGGCCCAACGCCAACTCGCTGCGCGGGTTCGAGGTCATCGACGCCATCAAGGCGCAGGTGGAGGCGTCCTGCAAGGCCACCGTCTCCTGCGCCGACATCGTCGCCCTCGCCGCGCGCGACGCCGTCAACCTG CTCGGCGGGCCGAGGTGGACGGTGCCGCTAGGCCGGCGCGACGCGCGCAACACGAGCGCGGGCGCGGCGAACGCGAACCTCCCACCGCCGGACGCGAGCCTACCGACGCTGCTGTCCATGTTCGCCGCCAAGGGCCTGGACGCGCGGGACCTGACGGCGCTGTCAGGCGCGCACACGATGGGGCGCGCCCGCTGCGTGGTGTTCCGCTCCCACATCTACAACGACACCGCCACCAACGCCACcttcgcggcggagctccggggCACCGTCTGCCCCTACACGGGCGGCGACGCCAACCTGGCGCCGCTGAAGCCGGAGGCGCCCGACACCTTCGACAACGGCTACTTCCGGGACCTGATCACCCGCCGCGTGCTGCTGCGCTCGGACCAGGCGCTGTACGACGGCGGCAACGGCACCACGGACGCGCTCGTGCGTGCCTACGCCGCCAACGGGACGGCCTTCGCGGCCGACTTCGCCGCCGCCATGGTGAGGATGGGCAACCTGGGCCCTCCcgcgaggagcgccgccgccgctgccgaggTCCGGCTCAACTGCCGGCGAGTGAACTGA
- the LOC136449416 gene encoding shaggy-related protein kinase GSK1, with the protein MEAPPGPEPMELDAPRPAAAEAAAAAPPAGSEKKKEGEGGDAVTGHIISTTIGGKNGEPKRTISYMAERVVGTGSFGIVFQAKCLETGETFAIKKVLQDRRYKNRELQLMRAMEHPNVICLKHCFFSTSSRDELFLNLVMEFVPETLYRVLKHYSNANQRMPLIYVKLYMYQLFRGLAYIHNVPGVCHRDVKPQNVLVDPLTHQVKLCDFGSAKVLVPGEPNISYICSRYYRAPELIFGATEYTTSIDIWSAGCVLAELLLGQPLFPGESAVDQLVEIIKVLGTPTREEIRCMNPNYTEFRFPQIKAHPWHKIFHKRMPPEAIDLASRLLQYSPSLRCSALDACAHPFFDELRAPNARLPNGRPFPLLFNFKHELANASPDLINRLVPEHIRR; encoded by the exons ATGGAGGCGCCGCCGGGACCGGAGCCCATGGAGCTCGACGCGCCCCGTCCCGCCGCCGCTGAAGCCgcggcggcggctccccccgccgGCAGCGAGAAG AAGAAGGAAGGGGAAGGGGGAGACGCTGTTACGGGTCATATCATCTCCACCACCATCGGTGGGAAGAACGGCGAACCGAAGCGG ACCATCAGTTACATGGCAGAACGTGTTGTGGGTACAGGCTCATTTGGGATCGTCTTCCAG GCTAAGTGTTTGGAGACCGGAGAGACCTTCGCCATCAAAAAGGTGCTGCAAGATCGGCGATACAAGAACCGGGAGCTGCAACTTATGCGTGCCATGGAGCACCCCAACGTCATCTGCCTGAAGCACTGCTTCTTCTCGACATCCAGCAGGGATGAACTGTTTTTAAACCTGGTCATGGAATTTGTCCCCGAGACTCTATACCGCGTCCTGAAGCACTACAGCAACGCGAACCAGAGGATGCCTCTTATCTATGTCAAGCTGTACATGTATCAG CTTTTTAGAGGCCTAGCTTATATTCATAATGTACCAGGAGTCTGCCATAGGGATGTAAAGCCACAAAATGTTTTG GTTGATCCTCTCACCCACCAGGTCAAGCTCTGTGACTTTGGTAGCGCAAAAGTCCTG GTTCCTGGTGAACCGAACATATCTTACATATGCTCTCGTTATTATCGTGCCCCTGAGCTCATATTTGGCGCGACGGAGTATACGACTTCAATAGACATATGGTCAGCTGGTTGTGTTCTAGCTGAGTTGCTTCTTGGTCAG CCACTGTTTCCGGGAGAGAGCGCTGTTGATCAGTTGGTAGAGATTATCAAG GTTCTTGGTACTCCAACCCGAGAGGAGATACGATGCATGAATCCCAACTATACTGAGTTCAGGTTTCCTCAGATAAAGGCTCATCCGTGGCACAAG ATTTTCCACAAGAGAATGCCTCCTGAAGCTATAGACCTTGCTTCCCGTCTCCTTCAGTATTCACCAAGTCTTCGCTGCTCTGCT cttgatgcttgtgctcatcccttctttgatGAGCTGCGGGCGCCGAATGCGCGCCTACCAAATGGCCGTCCATTCCCTCTGCTCTTTAACTTCAAACATGAA CTAGCAAATGCATCTCCGGACCTCATCAACAGGCTTGTACCGGAGCACATTAGACGGTAG